In Eubalaena glacialis isolate mEubGla1 chromosome 3, mEubGla1.1.hap2.+ XY, whole genome shotgun sequence, the following are encoded in one genomic region:
- the TAS1R3 gene encoding LOW QUALITY PROTEIN: taste receptor type 1 member 3 (The sequence of the model RefSeq protein was modified relative to this genomic sequence to represent the inferred CDS: inserted 12 bases in 8 codons; deleted 1 base in 1 codon; substituted 1 base at 1 genomic stop codon), with protein MPSLALLGLAAVLGVRAGAPLCLSRQLSRPGDYVLGGSSPLGSAEDALVPXGLLWALATTMAVEEINSGSTLIPGLRLGYNLLDTCWEPMVAVKPGLVFMAKAGSRSVAAYCDYMQYQPHVLAVIGPHLSEVALVTGKFFSFFLMPHVSYGASTDRLSSRKTFPSFFLTVLSDRVQAAAGVELLRELHWNWVAAVGSDDECSRQDLSLFSGLADAKSTCIAHEGQVPLPRAGSPRLGSVQGLRRRVDRSSVQVXVVFSSACAAHTLFSYSIRYRLSPKVWVASEAWLPSNLVMTLPGMDRVGTVLGVPRQGAQMPEFPSYVRTRLALATAPAYXASPDAGQPDLEEHVVGPRCPQCDRITLENVTDGLLHRQTFAAFAAVYGVAQALHNTLLCDTSGYPAREPVRPWQLPENTHHLSLRFDTNGNXWARRDRTPTLRTVGTFDGSLQLWHSQMSWHTREPDERQPCLREPQCSRQCEEGQVRRVTGFHSCCYDGAHCKAGSYQRHPDDALCSKCDQDHGSPDWSTGASPAGPSSWGXASALGLALGLVLAALGVFKWRRHSPXVRASGGPQACXCLGLVCLSVLLFPGRPSPASCLAQPPLHHLPLTGCRRSTPFLQAAEIFVGSELPPSWADQLCSRLWGAGWYXFPPEAVTGWQVPPTEALVHCHVNSWVSFGLVHATNATLAFLCFLGTFLVKSQPGGYNGARSLTFAMLAYFITWVFFVPLFANVHVVSQPAVQMGAILFCVLGILGTFHLPKCYLLLWRPDLNTXVLPGRGSWRCQRARRQWGRGGDSGKKQATPDPVTSPQ; from the exons ATGCCAAGCCTGGCTCTCCTGGGCCTCGCGGCTGTCCTGGGCGTCAGGGCAGGGGCCCCGCTGTGCCTGTCCCGGCAGCTCAGCCGGCCAGGGGACTACGTGCTGGGGGGCTCTTCCCCCCTGGGCTCAGCTGAGGATGCTCTCGTCCC TGGGCTGCTCTGGGCGCTGGCCACGACGATGGCCGTGGAGGAGATCAACAGCGGATCCACCCTGATCCCCGGGCTGCGCCTGGGTTACAACCTCCTCGACACGTGCTGGGAGCCCATGGTCGCCGTGAAGCCCGGCTTGGTGTTCATGGCCAAGGCCGGCAGCCGCAGCGTCGCTGCCTACTGCGATTATATGCAGTACCAGCCCCACGTGCTGGCCGTCATCGGGCCCCACTTGTCCGAGGTCGCCCTGGTCACCGGCAAGTTCTTCAGCTTCTTCCTCATGCCCCAC GTCAGCTACGGCGCCAGCACAGACCGGCTGAGCAGCCGCAAGACGTTCCCGTCCTTCTTCCTCACGGTGCTCAGCGACCGCGTGCAGGCGGCAGCCGGGGTGGAGCTGCTGCGGGAGCTGCACTGGAACTGGGTGGCCGCCGTGGGCAGCGACGACGAGTGCAGCCGGCAGGACCTGAGCCTCTTCTCCGGCCTGGCCGACGCCAAGAGCACCTGCATCGCGCACGAGGGCCAGGTGCCGCTGCCCCGAGCCGGCAGCCCGCGGCTGGGCTCCGTGCAGGGCCTGCGGCGCCGGGTGGACCGGAGCAGCGTGCAGG GTGTGGTGTTCTCCTCTGCCTGCGCCGCCCACACCCTCTTCAGCTACAGCATCCGCTATAGGCTCTCGCCCAAGGTGTGGGTGGCCAGCGAGGCCTGGCTGCCCTCAAACCTGGTCATGACGCTGCCCGGCATGGACCGGGTGGGCACGGTGCTCGGCGTCCCGCGTCAGGGCGCCCAGATGCCCGAGTTCCCGTCCTACGTGCGGACGCGCCTGGCCCTGGCCACCGCCCCCGCCT GCGCCTCGCCGGACGCAGGGCAGCCAGACCTGGAGGAGCACGTGGTGGGGCCGCGCTGCCCCCAGTGTGACCGCATCACCCTGGAGAACGTGACCGACGGGCTGCTGCACCGCCAGACCTTCGCGGCCTTCGCAGCCGTGTACGGCGTGGCCCAGGCGCTCCACAACACGCTGCTCTGCGACACCTCGGGCTACCCTGCGAGGGAGCCTGTGCGGCCCTGGCAG ctcCCGGAGAACACGCACCACCTGAGCCTGCGGTTTGACACCAACGGGAA GTGGGCACGGCGGGACCGGACGCCCACCCTGCGCACCGTGGGCACCTTCGACGGCAGCCTGCAGCTCTGGCACTCCCAGATGAGCTGGCACACGCGGGAA CCAGATGAGCGCCAGCCCTGCCTGAGGGAGCCCCAGTGCTCGCGGCAGTGCGAGGAGGGCCAGGTGCGCCGTGTGACGGGCTTCCACTCCTGCTGTTACGACGGCGCCCACTGCAAGGCTGGCAGCTACCAGCGCCACCCAG acGACGCCCTCTGCAGCAAGTGTGACCAGGACCACGGGTCCCCGGACTGGAGCACCGGTGCCTCCCCCGCTGGCCCAAGTTCCTGGGG TGCTTCTGCTCTGGGCCTGGCTCTGGGCCTGGTGCTGGCAGCCCTGGGAGTCTTCAAATGGCGCCGGCACAGCC TGGTTCGGGCCTCGGGGGGGCCGCAGGCCT TCTGCCTGGGCCTCGTCTGCCTCAGCGTCCTCCTGTTTCCTGGCCGGCCCAGCCCTGCCAGCTGCCTGGCCCAGCCGCCGCTGCACCACCTCCCGCTCACCGGCTGCCGGAGGAGCACACCCTTCCTGCAGGCGGCTGAGATCTTTGTGGGGTCAGAACTGCCGCCGAGCTGGGCAGACCAGCTCTGCAGCCGCCTGTGGGGCGCTGGCTGGTA CTTCCCACCGGAGGCGGTGACAGGCTGGCAAGTGCCGCCCACGGAGGCGCTGGTGCACTGCCACGTGAACTCCTGGGTCAGCTTCGGCCTGGTGCACGCCACCAACGCCACGCTGGCTTTCCTCTGCTTCCTGGGCACCTTCCTGGTAAAGAGCCAGCCCGGGGGCTACAACGGCGCCCGCAGCCTGACCTTTGCCATGCTGGCCTACTTCATCACCTGGGTCTTCTTCGTCCCCCTCTTTGCCAACGTGCATGTGGTCTCCCAGCCCGCCGTGCAGATGGGCGCCATCCTCTTCTGTGTGCTGGGCATCCTGGGCACCTTCCACCTGCCTAAGTGCTACCTGCTGCTGTGGCGGCCGGACCTCAACACCTGAGTTCTTCCTGGGAGGGGGTCCTGGCGATGCCAGAGGGCGAGGCGgcagtgggggcggggaggagacTCAGGGAAAAAACAAGCGACCCCTGACCCAGTGACCTCACCCCAGTGA